From a region of the Acidimicrobiia bacterium genome:
- the rimM gene encoding 16S rRNA processing protein RimM, whose amino-acid sequence MADLASGKPERSNFLEVGRIDRPHGLTGEVVVTLVSDRPERLNPGSVLFTPQRQLTVAASRPHQHRYLVRFVDVASREDADALHSKVLSAPPIDDPDDDTLWIHEIIGAEVVDQHGKNHGPVVGVLANPASDLLELANGGLIPVVFAGRVDPNARIEVTIPDGLLEDVEEDQ is encoded by the coding sequence ATGGCTGACCTGGCATCAGGGAAACCTGAGAGGTCAAACTTTTTAGAAGTCGGGCGCATCGACCGGCCTCACGGTCTAACCGGCGAGGTGGTGGTCACCCTAGTTTCTGACCGTCCTGAACGCCTCAACCCAGGATCCGTTCTTTTTACCCCCCAAAGGCAACTGACGGTGGCGGCCAGTCGCCCCCACCAGCACCGCTACCTGGTTCGCTTTGTAGACGTAGCAAGCCGCGAAGACGCTGATGCGTTGCACAGCAAAGTTCTTTCTGCCCCACCCATTGATGACCCCGATGACGACACCTTGTGGATCCATGAAATCATCGGCGCAGAAGTCGTAGACCAACACGGAAAAAATCACGGCCCGGTGGTTGGGGTGTTAGCCAACCCAGCGAGCGACCTTTTAGAACTCGCTAACGGAGGGTTAATCCCGGTAGTTTTTGCGGGCCGGGTCGACCCCAACGCTCGCATTGAGGTAACCATCCCTGACGGCTTGTTAGAAGACGTAGAAGAAGACCAATGA
- a CDS encoding KH domain-containing protein — protein sequence MSAEAQTAEGVLEYLIKAIVESPDDVQIETSGEERCTFSVTVADGDMGRVIGKRGRVANAIRTIVRAAAIHDETEIDVDFVD from the coding sequence ATGAGTGCTGAAGCGCAAACCGCAGAAGGCGTTTTGGAATACCTCATTAAAGCAATTGTTGAAAGCCCCGATGATGTTCAGATCGAAACCAGCGGCGAAGAACGGTGTACCTTCTCGGTAACCGTGGCCGATGGCGACATGGGTCGAGTGATCGGCAAACGTGGCCGAGTAGCCAACGCTATTCGCACCATTGTTCGAGCAGCCGCCATCCACGACGAGACTGAGATCGACGTCGACTTCGTCGACTGA